The following coding sequences are from one uncultured Bacteroides sp. window:
- the dnaG gene encoding DNA primase, giving the protein MIDQATIDRILDAAQIVDVVSEFVTLRKRGVNYVGLCPFHNEKTPSFSVSPAKGLCKCFSCGKGGNAVHFIMEHEQMSYYEALKFLAKKYNIEIKERELTNEEKQAQSTRESMFIVNNFARDYFQNILKNHVDGRSIGMAYFRQRGFRDDIIEKFQLGFSTEQHNAFAQEAAKKGYKKEYIIKTGLCYETDDGKLRDRFWGRVMFPVHSLSGKVVAFGGRVMSTENKKLAKYVNSPESEIYHKSNELYGIYLAKQAIVKQDRCFLVEGYTDVISMHQSGIENVVASSGTSLTGGQIRLIHRFTNNITVLYDGDMAGIKASIRGIDMLLEEGMNIKVVLLPDGDDPDSFARKHNATDFQAYISTHEKDFIRFKTNLLLDEAGKDPIKRAELIVDIVRSISVIPEAIVRSVYMKECSQLLHVEEKLLVAEVAKLKQVQSEKEHKPINHNQPNLPNNKDNNVPQSAEKRTSPYESFIPQEGKEGQEFYKFERLIIKTIIRHGEKIMCETTDEEGNEVSISVISYIVNELGQDDLNFHNPIHRRILAEANEHVHDKGFRAERYFISHPDQEISQLSAELLSSRYQLSKGQKMPTDEERLLEMVPDFMINFKNAIVETELKHIMFALQDPETANDVEKCNAVMQRYKEIKEIQSMMVKRLGDRVVFPR; this is encoded by the coding sequence ATGATAGATCAGGCAACCATAGATAGAATACTCGATGCCGCCCAGATAGTGGATGTGGTATCAGAGTTCGTCACTCTACGTAAACGTGGAGTAAACTATGTGGGTTTATGCCCTTTTCATAACGAGAAAACACCTTCCTTTAGTGTTTCACCAGCTAAAGGTTTATGCAAATGCTTTAGTTGTGGAAAAGGCGGCAATGCGGTTCACTTTATCATGGAACATGAACAGATGTCATACTACGAAGCCTTGAAGTTTCTCGCCAAGAAATATAACATTGAAATTAAGGAACGTGAGTTAACCAATGAAGAGAAACAAGCACAAAGTACTCGAGAGAGTATGTTTATCGTCAACAATTTTGCGCGTGATTATTTTCAAAATATTCTCAAAAATCACGTTGATGGGCGTAGCATTGGTATGGCTTATTTCAGACAACGAGGATTTCGAGATGACATTATTGAAAAGTTTCAATTAGGATTTAGCACAGAACAACACAATGCATTTGCTCAAGAGGCAGCCAAAAAAGGATATAAAAAAGAATATATTATAAAAACAGGACTTTGTTATGAAACAGATGATGGCAAACTACGTGATCGCTTTTGGGGTAGGGTAATGTTTCCTGTACATTCACTTTCAGGTAAAGTTGTAGCTTTTGGCGGGCGAGTAATGAGTACAGAAAACAAAAAACTAGCTAAATACGTTAACTCACCCGAATCGGAAATATATCATAAGAGTAATGAACTCTATGGTATTTACCTTGCCAAACAAGCTATAGTAAAACAAGATCGATGTTTCCTAGTCGAAGGCTATACAGATGTAATCTCCATGCATCAATCAGGCATAGAAAACGTCGTTGCATCTTCGGGTACATCCCTAACAGGAGGACAGATACGCTTAATACACCGTTTCACGAACAATATCACTGTTCTATATGATGGGGATATGGCTGGTATTAAGGCTTCTATCCGCGGAATAGACATGTTATTGGAAGAAGGGATGAACATTAAAGTTGTACTACTACCTGATGGAGATGATCCTGATTCTTTTGCACGTAAGCATAATGCAACTGACTTTCAAGCATACATATCCACTCACGAGAAAGATTTTATTCGTTTCAAAACGAATTTATTACTAGATGAAGCGGGAAAAGATCCAATCAAACGGGCTGAATTAATTGTTGATATAGTGCGAAGTATATCCGTAATTCCTGAGGCCATTGTACGATCGGTATATATGAAGGAATGTAGCCAACTACTCCATGTGGAAGAGAAATTATTAGTTGCCGAAGTTGCAAAGCTAAAACAAGTACAATCCGAGAAAGAACATAAACCGATTAATCACAACCAGCCAAACCTTCCAAATAACAAGGACAATAATGTTCCTCAATCGGCTGAAAAAAGAACATCTCCATATGAGTCATTTATACCGCAAGAGGGCAAAGAGGGACAAGAATTTTACAAATTTGAGCGACTGATTATAAAGACGATCATACGCCATGGGGAAAAAATAATGTGTGAAACAACAGATGAAGAAGGTAATGAAGTATCTATCAGCGTAATTAGCTATATCGTTAATGAATTGGGGCAAGATGATTTAAATTTTCATAATCCGATTCACCGCCGCATTCTTGCAGAAGCTAATGAACATGTTCATGATAAAGGATTCAGAGCCGAACGTTATTTCATATCTCATCCCGATCAGGAAATCAGCCAATTATCGGCGGAACTATTGAGTAGCCGCTACCAATTGAGCAAAGGACAGAAAATGCCAACCGACGAAGAACGCCTATTGGAAATGGTGCCTGACTTCATGATAAACTTTAAAAATGCAATTGTAGAAACAGAATTAAAACATATAATGTTTGCTCTGCAAGACCCTGAAACGGCTAATGATGTTGAGAAATGCAACGCTGTAATGCAGCGTTACAAAGAGATAAAAGAAATCCAAAGCATGATGGTTAAACGCTTAGGCGATCGAGTTGTATTTCCTCGATAG
- a CDS encoding ATP-dependent DNA helicase RecQ, which produces MSIYHEILKRYWGYDTFRDLQEDIITSIGQGKDTLGLMPTGGGKSITFQVPALAQEGLCLVITPLIALMKDQVENLKSREIKAVAVYSGMTRQEIIVALENCIFGDYKFLYISPERLDTDIFRAKLRSMKVSMITVDESHCISQWGYDFRPAYLKIAEIRNLLPSIPVLALTATATPAVVKDIQLKLHFKEENVFQMSFERQNLAYIVRKTDNKTGELLHILNRMNGSAIVYVRNRRKTKEITELLQHEGISANFYHAGLNNDVKDLRQKKWQSGECRIMVATNAFGMGIDKPDVRIVIHIDLPDSPEAYFQEAGRGGRDGKKAYAIILYSTSDKASLKKRIADTFPEKEYIKKVYEQINFFYQMAMGDGLGCMFDFNLEEFCRKFKHFPVPADSALKILTQAGYIEYTSEQDNASRLLFTIRRDELYKFQEMGAEADTLIQTILRSYTGVFTDYAYIHEESLAMRSGLTQQEVYELLKMLNKRRILDYIPRKKTPYIIYTRERVELRYLEINRTVYEERKERYQSRIKAMLEYVTSDVACRSRILLHYFGENNAHDCGQCDNCINKKGVKHFSKKTSADLKAQILECLHQQALTPADLLQHIPTIEKDHLSLIIQDLLNEKKLEMKDGMLFSRKKLE; this is translated from the coding sequence GTGAGTATTTATCATGAAATACTAAAACGTTATTGGGGCTACGACACTTTCCGAGATTTACAGGAAGATATTATCACTAGCATCGGACAAGGCAAAGACACATTAGGGTTAATGCCTACCGGTGGTGGCAAATCTATCACTTTTCAAGTTCCGGCTTTAGCCCAAGAGGGGCTGTGTTTGGTAATAACCCCTCTCATTGCCCTAATGAAAGATCAAGTCGAAAACTTGAAAAGCCGAGAAATTAAAGCTGTTGCTGTTTATTCCGGAATGACGAGGCAAGAAATTATTGTTGCTTTAGAAAATTGTATTTTCGGAGATTATAAGTTTTTATATATTTCCCCTGAGCGCTTAGATACAGATATTTTTCGGGCCAAGCTACGCTCCATGAAAGTTAGTATGATTACTGTTGACGAGAGTCACTGTATTTCCCAATGGGGATATGACTTTCGTCCCGCATACCTTAAAATTGCAGAAATAAGAAACCTCTTACCTAGCATACCTGTGCTAGCACTTACAGCAACAGCTACCCCTGCGGTTGTGAAAGATATACAATTGAAACTTCATTTCAAGGAAGAAAATGTATTTCAGATGAGTTTCGAAAGGCAAAACCTAGCATATATCGTTCGCAAGACAGACAACAAAACCGGGGAATTACTTCATATTCTCAACCGGATGAACGGAAGTGCCATCGTATATGTTCGTAACCGAAGAAAAACCAAAGAAATCACAGAACTTCTACAACATGAAGGCATCAGCGCCAATTTCTATCACGCAGGATTGAATAACGATGTAAAAGATCTCAGGCAGAAGAAATGGCAAAGTGGCGAATGTCGAATTATGGTAGCAACCAATGCTTTTGGCATGGGAATTGATAAACCCGATGTACGCATTGTAATACACATTGATTTACCAGATTCACCAGAAGCCTATTTTCAGGAAGCCGGACGAGGAGGAAGAGATGGTAAGAAGGCTTATGCCATCATCTTATACTCTACCTCCGACAAAGCATCACTTAAAAAACGCATAGCCGACACTTTCCCTGAAAAAGAATATATCAAGAAAGTATACGAACAGATTAATTTTTTCTATCAAATGGCCATGGGAGATGGCCTAGGATGTATGTTCGACTTTAATTTAGAGGAGTTTTGTCGCAAATTCAAACATTTTCCTGTGCCAGCTGACAGCGCACTTAAAATCCTTACTCAAGCCGGATACATTGAATATACCTCAGAACAAGATAATGCATCAAGGTTACTCTTCACCATCAGACGTGATGAATTATACAAATTTCAAGAAATGGGTGCTGAAGCTGATACACTTATACAAACCATACTCCGTTCGTATACCGGAGTATTCACTGACTATGCTTACATTCATGAAGAATCACTAGCTATGCGTTCAGGGCTTACTCAACAAGAAGTATATGAGCTTCTAAAAATGCTCAACAAAAGGCGTATTTTAGATTATATCCCCCGCAAAAAAACACCTTATATTATATACACACGCGAACGAGTAGAGCTACGCTACCTTGAAATCAACCGAACAGTATATGAAGAACGGAAAGAACGCTATCAATCTCGCATCAAAGCTATGCTAGAATATGTCACTTCAGACGTTGCTTGTCGAAGTCGGATATTACTTCATTATTTTGGAGAGAATAACGCACACGACTGTGGACAATGTGATAATTGTATTAATAAAAAAGGAGTAAAACATTTTTCAAAAAAAACATCAGCCGATCTAAAAGCACAAATATTAGAATGCCTTCATCAGCAAGCATTAACTCCTGCAGATCTTTTACAACATATCCCAACAATAGAAAAAGATCATCTAAGCTTAATCATCCAAGATCTTCTCAATGAAAAAAAATTAGAAATGAAAGACGGAATGCTCTTCTCTAGAAAAAAATTAGAATAA
- a CDS encoding bifunctional 3-deoxy-7-phosphoheptulonate synthase/chorismate mutase type II, translated as MELESILLPGVEDKRPIIIAGPCSAETEEQVMTTAKQLADKNIKIFRAGIWKPRTKPGGFEGVGAKGLSWLKEVKQETGMYVSTEVATAKHVEESLKAGIDILWVGARTTANPFAVQEIADALKGVDIPILVKNPVNPDLELWIGALERISNSGLKRLGVIHRGFSSYDKKIYRNMPQWHIPIELRRRLPNLPIFCDPSHIGGRRELIAPLCQQAMDLNFDGLIVESHCTPDDAWSDAAQQVTPDVLDYILNLLVIRKETQSTENLNQLRKQIDECDNNLIEELAKRMRIAREIGTYKKEHQMTILQTSRYGEILEKRASQGALCGMDPEFIKSVFEAIHEESVRQQMEIINK; from the coding sequence ATGGAATTAGAATCAATTTTACTACCTGGCGTAGAAGATAAAAGGCCCATCATTATTGCTGGTCCATGTAGCGCTGAAACAGAAGAGCAAGTGATGACTACAGCCAAACAGTTGGCGGATAAAAACATCAAAATATTCCGTGCAGGGATATGGAAACCTCGCACCAAACCTGGTGGATTTGAAGGTGTAGGTGCCAAAGGATTATCTTGGTTAAAAGAGGTAAAACAGGAGACGGGAATGTATGTTTCTACAGAAGTAGCTACTGCTAAGCATGTAGAAGAGTCATTGAAAGCAGGAATTGATATTTTATGGGTAGGTGCCCGTACAACAGCTAATCCCTTTGCCGTACAGGAAATTGCTGATGCGCTAAAAGGTGTAGACATTCCTATTTTGGTAAAAAATCCCGTAAATCCTGATTTAGAGTTATGGATCGGTGCACTAGAACGTATCAGTAATTCTGGATTAAAGCGTCTAGGGGTTATTCATCGTGGATTCAGCAGCTACGATAAGAAGATTTACCGTAACATGCCGCAATGGCATATTCCTATTGAGCTGCGCCGACGTTTACCAAACCTTCCTATCTTCTGTGACCCAAGTCACATCGGCGGTCGTCGGGAATTAATCGCTCCACTTTGTCAGCAAGCCATGGATTTGAACTTCGATGGATTGATCGTTGAAAGCCATTGTACTCCGGATGATGCATGGAGTGATGCAGCACAGCAAGTAACTCCAGATGTGCTTGATTACATCCTTAATCTATTAGTTATTCGTAAAGAGACACAGTCTACCGAAAACCTAAATCAGCTACGTAAGCAGATAGATGAATGCGATAATAATCTGATTGAAGAGTTAGCAAAACGTATGCGCATTGCTCGCGAAATTGGCACATACAAAAAAGAACATCAGATGACTATCTTACAAACAAGCCGTTATGGAGAGATTTTAGAGAAAAGGGCTTCTCAAGGTGCACTTTGTGGAATGGATCCAGAATTCATTAAAAGTGTATTTGAAGCTATTCATGAGGAAAGTGTCCGTCAACAAATGGAGATTATTAATAAGTAA
- a CDS encoding tetratricopeptide repeat protein, producing the protein MGNFFKSLFTGKEINQEEEELKKAKKNFEILKYDGLRASRMGRTDYAETCFQKALEIQKDFETMDYLSQLYIQTGNLEKARETLEEMITIEPSIIRTFLTLTHVCFMQEAYSEMREYALKAVEIENENATALYQLAKAEKGLNDELGAIANLTKALLQKEDFTEALLLRAEILLDMHQYEEAQKDIKAILTHASDDENALILQGKLYSAINKDTEAEETYRKVTSLNPFNEQAYLALGKLYIARKELDNAISLLDEAIEVNPNFDTAYHERGRAKLLNGDKDGSIEDMKTAMELNSKQAENINGQFDNQKEKFDNLLGFVH; encoded by the coding sequence ATGGGCAACTTCTTTAAATCACTTTTCACCGGTAAAGAAATCAATCAGGAAGAAGAAGAATTGAAAAAGGCAAAAAAGAACTTTGAGATATTAAAATACGACGGTTTACGAGCTTCACGTATGGGACGCACTGATTATGCCGAGACATGCTTTCAGAAAGCGTTAGAAATTCAAAAAGATTTTGAAACGATGGATTACCTCAGCCAATTATATATACAAACAGGTAATTTAGAGAAAGCAAGAGAAACGTTAGAAGAGATGATCACAATTGAACCTAGTATAATCCGAACATTCCTAACGCTGACCCACGTTTGCTTTATGCAAGAAGCATACAGTGAAATGAGAGAATATGCCCTAAAGGCTGTTGAAATAGAAAATGAGAATGCTACAGCACTTTATCAATTGGCTAAAGCAGAAAAAGGATTGAATGACGAGCTCGGAGCAATTGCTAATCTCACTAAAGCATTGTTGCAAAAAGAAGATTTTACAGAAGCTCTGTTATTGCGTGCAGAAATATTGTTAGACATGCACCAATACGAAGAGGCTCAAAAAGATATCAAAGCTATTTTAACCCATGCGTCTGATGATGAGAATGCCCTCATTCTCCAAGGAAAACTTTATAGCGCTATCAACAAGGATACAGAAGCTGAAGAGACTTATCGTAAAGTCACAAGTTTGAATCCCTTTAATGAACAAGCCTATTTAGCTCTTGGAAAGCTCTATATTGCAAGAAAAGAGCTCGACAATGCTATTTCTCTTCTGGATGAAGCGATTGAAGTCAATCCCAATTTCGATACAGCTTATCATGAACGAGGGCGGGCTAAGCTACTGAATGGGGACAAGGATGGTTCTATAGAAGATATGAAAACAGCTATGGAATTAAACTCCAAACAAGCCGAGAATATTAACGGGCAGTTCGATAATCAAAAGGAGAAATTTGATAATCTTTTAGGATTTGTACATTAA
- a CDS encoding aminotransferase class I/II-fold pyridoxal phosphate-dependent enzyme, with amino-acid sequence MQKENQACKFAPADRLLGVSEYYFSKKLKEVAQMNAEGKNVISLGIGSPDMPPSEDTIKTLCNSAWDTNGHGYQPYVGIPELRKAFAGWYHKWYDVELNPETEIQPLIGSKEGILHVTLAFINPGEQVLVPNPGYPTYTSLSKILGADVIYYDLKEKNGWMPDFETLEKMDLSRVKLMWTNYPNMPTGANATSELYEKLVDFARRKGIIIVNDNPYSFILNEKPLSILSVAGAKDCCIEFNSMSKSHNMPGWRIGMLASNAQFVQWILKVKSNIDSGMFRAMQLAAAKALEAEEDWYEGNNKNYRNRRLLAGKIMDTLGCKYDEKQVGMFLWGKIPNSCTEVEELTEKVLHQARVFITPGFIFGSNGARFIRISLCCKEDKLAEALKRIEAIV; translated from the coding sequence ATGCAGAAGGAAAATCAAGCATGTAAGTTTGCTCCTGCCGACAGATTGTTGGGGGTTAGCGAATATTATTTCTCAAAAAAACTGAAAGAGGTTGCACAAATGAATGCCGAAGGCAAAAACGTGATCAGTCTAGGCATTGGAAGCCCAGATATGCCTCCCTCAGAAGATACGATAAAAACATTATGCAATAGCGCATGGGATACCAATGGTCATGGTTATCAGCCGTATGTGGGGATTCCTGAACTTAGAAAAGCATTTGCCGGATGGTACCATAAGTGGTATGACGTAGAGTTAAATCCGGAGACGGAAATTCAACCGCTAATTGGCTCTAAAGAGGGAATCTTACATGTAACGTTGGCTTTTATAAATCCGGGCGAACAGGTTTTAGTACCTAATCCGGGGTATCCTACTTATACTTCACTGAGCAAGATTTTAGGGGCAGACGTTATCTATTATGATCTGAAAGAAAAGAATGGATGGATGCCGGACTTTGAAACTTTGGAAAAGATGGATTTAAGTAGGGTGAAACTGATGTGGACGAATTACCCTAACATGCCGACTGGTGCCAACGCCACTTCTGAATTATATGAAAAATTAGTGGACTTTGCTCGCCGAAAAGGAATCATCATTGTAAATGACAATCCATATAGCTTCATCTTAAATGAAAAGCCATTAAGTATTCTTTCGGTAGCTGGAGCAAAGGACTGTTGCATTGAATTCAACTCAATGAGTAAGAGCCACAATATGCCAGGATGGCGCATCGGAATGTTGGCCTCTAACGCTCAATTCGTACAATGGATTTTGAAAGTAAAGAGCAATATAGACAGCGGAATGTTTCGCGCCATGCAACTAGCTGCTGCAAAAGCATTAGAAGCTGAGGAGGATTGGTATGAGGGAAACAATAAAAATTATCGCAATCGCCGCTTATTGGCAGGAAAAATAATGGATACCTTAGGCTGCAAATATGATGAAAAGCAGGTGGGAATGTTTCTCTGGGGAAAGATTCCAAATAGCTGCACGGAGGTAGAAGAGCTAACAGAGAAGGTATTGCATCAGGCACGAGTCTTTATCACTCCTGGATTTATCTTTGGCAGCAACGGAGCACGTTTCATCCGTATCTCTCTCTGCTGTAAAGAAGACAAGTTAGCTGAGGCTCTGAAGAGAATTGAAGCAATAGTATAA
- a CDS encoding prephenate dehydratase — protein MIKIAIQGTLGSFHDIAAHKYFEGEDIKLLCCATFEDVFAAMKEDSTTMALVAIENTIAGSLLQNNELLRQSGAQIIGEYKLRISHSFVCLPEEDWEDITEVNSHPIALMQCRDFLNHHPKIKVVEAEDTALSAEMIKTQNLKGHAAICSHAAAERYGMRILQEGIETNKHNFTRFLIVANPSQTNEMQSQKINKANIVFTLPHTEGSLSQVLSILSFYNINLTKIQSLPIIGREWEYQFYIDVAFTDHLRYKQAIAAITPLTKELKTLGEYAEGKSSM, from the coding sequence ATGATAAAGATTGCAATTCAAGGAACATTGGGCTCGTTTCACGACATAGCTGCTCATAAGTATTTCGAAGGTGAAGATATTAAGCTTTTATGTTGCGCAACTTTCGAGGATGTTTTTGCGGCAATGAAAGAGGATAGCACTACTATGGCTTTAGTCGCTATTGAGAATACGATTGCGGGCAGTTTGCTACAAAACAATGAATTACTGCGACAGAGCGGAGCTCAAATTATAGGAGAATACAAACTTCGCATTTCGCATAGTTTTGTATGTTTGCCAGAGGAAGACTGGGAGGATATAACAGAGGTCAACTCCCACCCCATCGCTCTAATGCAATGTCGGGATTTTCTTAATCATCATCCGAAGATAAAGGTAGTTGAAGCTGAAGATACGGCACTAAGCGCAGAAATGATAAAAACGCAAAATCTGAAAGGACACGCTGCAATCTGCTCTCACGCTGCTGCCGAACGGTACGGAATGAGAATCCTTCAAGAAGGTATCGAAACGAACAAACACAATTTCACCCGTTTTCTGATAGTAGCCAATCCATCTCAAACGAATGAAATGCAATCGCAAAAAATCAATAAAGCAAATATCGTTTTCACTCTCCCACATACTGAAGGCAGCCTCTCTCAAGTTCTTTCCATCTTATCTTTCTACAATATTAATCTTACTAAAATACAATCACTTCCCATCATTGGTAGAGAATGGGAATACCAATTCTATATAGACGTAGCTTTTACCGATCATCTAAGATACAAACAGGCTATAGCAGCCATCACTCCACTAACCAAAGAACTCAAAACATTAGGAGAATATGCAGAAGGAAAATCAAGCATGTAA
- a CDS encoding prephenate dehydrogenase/arogenate dehydrogenase family protein, whose amino-acid sequence MRILILGAGKMGSFFTDILSFQHETAVFDTNPHQLRFVYNTYRFTTLEEIKDFEPELVINAVTVKYTLEAFKFILPALTKDCIISDIASVKTGLKKFYEESGFRYVSTHPMFGPTFASLSNLSSESAIIISESDHLGKVFFKDLYSSLNLNIFDYTFDEHDETVAYSLSIPFVSTFVFAAVMKHQEAPGTTFKKHMSIAKGLMSEDDYLLQEILFNPRTPAQVENIRLELKNLLEIITNKDAERMKKYLTKIRENIK is encoded by the coding sequence ATGAGAATATTAATTCTTGGAGCCGGAAAAATGGGTTCTTTCTTTACCGATATATTAAGTTTTCAGCATGAAACGGCTGTATTCGATACCAATCCTCATCAGTTACGCTTTGTGTACAACACTTATCGTTTCACTACTCTAGAAGAAATTAAAGATTTTGAACCAGAGTTAGTGATTAATGCAGTCACAGTAAAGTACACCCTTGAAGCATTTAAATTTATTTTACCTGCACTCACAAAAGACTGTATTATAAGCGACATTGCCTCAGTCAAAACAGGATTAAAAAAGTTTTATGAAGAGAGTGGCTTTCGTTATGTCTCTACTCACCCAATGTTTGGTCCCACATTTGCCAGTCTCAGTAATCTAAGCAGCGAAAGTGCTATCATCATTAGTGAAAGCGATCATCTCGGCAAAGTGTTTTTCAAAGATTTATACAGTAGCCTGAATCTAAACATCTTTGATTATACTTTTGACGAGCATGACGAAACGGTAGCTTATTCACTTTCCATTCCATTTGTTTCTACCTTTGTGTTTGCGGCCGTCATGAAGCATCAAGAAGCGCCCGGCACTACTTTCAAGAAGCACATGAGTATAGCCAAAGGACTGATGAGTGAAGATGATTACCTCTTACAAGAAATCCTATTTAACCCTCGAACTCCAGCACAAGTTGAAAATATTCGTCTTGAACTTAAAAATCTCCTTGAGATTATCACAAACAAAGACGCGGAAAGGATGAAGAAATATCTGACAAAGATCAGAGAGAACATAAAGTAA